One Solanum lycopersicum chromosome 2, SLM_r2.1 genomic region harbors:
- the LOC101251242 gene encoding probable phospholipid-transporting ATPase 8 produces the protein MAGGKMKICFSKIYSFSCMKCSFKEEHGQIGKRGFSRIVYCNDPDNPEQVQLNYRGNYVSTTKYTAINFIPKSLFEQFRRVANIYFLVVACVSFSPLAPYTASSILAPLLVVIGATMAKEGIEDWRRKRQDIEANNRKVNVYTENHTFQETRWRSLRVGDLIKVYKDQYFPTDLLLLSSSYEDGICYVETSNLDGETNLKVKHALNITSSLQDDGSFQNFKALVKCEDPNEDLYTFIGTLYYDNQQNPLSVQQILLRGSKLRNTDYVYGVVIFTGHDTKVMQNSTDPPSKRSGIEKRMDKIIYILFGTLITIAFIGSIFFGIETKNDISGGKLRRWYLRPDKTSVFYDPKRASLAAFFHFLTALMLYGYLIPISLYVSIEIVKVLQSIFINQDREMYYEETDKPAHARTSNLNEELGQVDTILSDKTGTLTCNSMEFVKCSVAGVAYGRVVTEVERALAKQKRDGAQEVGDTSNDVKESTNPAVNSEKSIKGFNFKDERIMNGQWVHEPHRDMIQKFFRVLAICHTVIPDVNKKTGEISYEAESPDEAAFVIAARELGFQFFERTQNRITLHELDHQSGKMVDRSYQLLHVLEFSSSRKRMSVIVKNAENQLLLLSKGADSVMFEQLSKDGRVFEGITREHLKQYAEAGLRTLVVAYRELDEKEFQSWEQEFLNAQASVTADRDALVDVAAQKIERDLILLGVTAVEDKLQKGVPECIDKLAKAGIKIWVLTGDKMETAINIGYACSLLRPDMRQIIITLDSQDILDLENRGNKETIAKASHDSITKQIREGMSQVSSSRGTTASFGLIIDGKSLSFALDKKLEKSFLELAINCASVICCRSTPKQKALVTRLVKVETHRTTLAIGDGANDVSMLQEADVGVGISGVEGMQAVMSSDYAIAQFRFLERLLLVHGHWCYRRISMMLCYFFYKNIAFGLTLFWFEGFASFSGRPAYNDWYMSLYNVFFTSLPVIALGVFDQDVSARLCLEFPKLYEEGTKNILFSWRRILGWMLNGVLCSMIIFFGITNSLVHQVFRKDGQPVDYGVLGVMMYTCVVWTVNCQMAISINYFTWIQHFFIWGSIAIWYVFLVVYGSLSPIISTTAYKILVEACAPSPFFWLVTLLVVVATLLPYVTYRAFQTQFHPMYHDQIQRKQFESLNSDFSEESSDRGKQKIDL, from the exons ATGGCAGGTGGTAAGATGAAAATATGTTTTAGTAAGATATATAGCTTTTCGTGCATGAAGTGTTCGTTTAAAGAGGAACATGGTCAAATTGGGAAGAGGGGTTTTTCAAGGATTGTGTATTGTAATGATCCTGATAATCCAGAACAGGTGCAGCTAAATTATAGAGGGAATTATGTTTCTACTACAAAGTACACAGCAATTAATTTCATACCCAAATCATTGTTTGAACAATTTAGAAGGGTTGCAAATATATACTTTCTTGTAGTTGCTTGTGTTTCATTTAGTCCTCTAGCTCCCTATACAGCCAGCAGCATTTTAGCGCCTTTGCTTGTTGTGATTGGGGCAACAATGGCCAAAGAAGGAATCGAAGATTGGAGGCGTAAAAGGCAG GATATTGAGGCCAATAACCGGAAAGTAAACGTATACACTGAAAATCATACTTTCCAAGAGACTAGATGGAGAAGTTTACGAGTTGGTGATCTTATTAAGGTGTACAAGGATCAATATTTTCCCACTGATTTGCTTTTGCTTTCATCAAGCTACGAGGATGGGATATGTTATGTTGAAACCTCCAATCTTGATGGAGAGACTAACCTTAAGGTGAAGCATGCATTAAATATCACATCCTCCCTTCAAGACGATggttcttttcaaaattttaaagctCTTGTTAAGTGTGAAGATCCAAATGAAGATCTTTATACTTTCATTGGAACTCTGTATTATGATAACCAGCAAAACCCTCTTTCAGTGCAGCAGATACTTCTGCGAGGTTCCAAGCTACGGAATACTGATTATGTTTATGGTGTGGTCATTTTTACTGGTCACGACACAAAAGTCATGCAGAATTCTACAGATCCTCCTTCTAAGAGGAGTGGAATCGAGAAAAGGatggataaaataatatatattctttttggtACCTTGATTACGATAGCTTTTATTGGATCTATCTTTTTCGGGATTGAAACTAAAAATGACATTTCTGGTGGGAAACTAAGGAGGTGGTATCTTCGACCAGACAAAACAAGTGTGTTTTATGATCCTAAAAGAGCTTCGCTGGCTGCATTTTTCCATTTCCTGACAGCCCTTATGTTGTATGGGTACTTGATTCCTATTTCGCTATATGTGTCTATTGAAATTGTGAAGGTTTTACAGAGCATATTCATCAATCAAGATAGGGAGATGTACTATGAGGAAACAGATAAGCCAGCTCATGCAAGAACATCTAATCTTAATGAGGAACTTGGGCAGGTTGACACTATACTCTCTGACAAAACAGGCACCTTAACATGCAACTCCATGGAGTTTGTTAAATGTTCAGTCGCAGGTGTTGCGTATGGACGTGTTGTGACTGAGGTAGAGAGGGCCCTGGCAAAGCAAAAAAGAGATGGAGCACAGGAAGTAGGTGATACTTCCAATGACGTGAAGGAATCAACTAACCCCGCTGTTAACTCGGAGAAATCTATTAAAGGATTCAACTTCAAAGATGAGCGTATAATGAATGGTCAATGGGTCCATGAGCCTCATCGAGACATGATACAGAAGTTTTTTAGAGTACTGGCCATTTGTCATACTGTTATTCCTGACGTAAACAAAAAAACAGGTGAGATCTCCTATGAAGCAGAGTCACCAGATGAAGCTGCCTTTGTCATTGCAGCAAGGGAACTTGGGTTCCAGTTCTTTGAAAGAACACAAAACAGAATTACACTGCATGAATTGGATCATCAGAGTGGCAAGATGGTTGACCG ATCATATCAGCTCCTTCATGTCTTAGAGTTCAGTAGTTCGCGGAAGCGAATGTCTGTAATTGTAAAAAATGCTGAGAACCAGTTGTTGCTCCTCAGCAAAGGTGCAGACAG TGTGATGTTCGAACAACTTTCAAAAGATGGGCGTGTCTTTGAGGGTATAACAAGGGAACATCTTAAACAATATGCTGAAGCAGGATTGCGAACTCTTGTCGTAGCTTACCGTGAGCTTGATGAGAAAGAGTTCCAATCATGGGAACAAGAGTTTTTGAATGCCCAAGCTTCTGTAACAGCAGATAGAGATGCTTTGGTGGATGTTGCTGCTCAGAAGATTGAACGGGACTTAATTCTCCTTGGTGTCACTGCTGTTGAGGACAAACTTCAAAAAGGG GTCCCTGAATGCATTGATAAGCTTGCAAAAGCTGGAATTAAGATTTGGGTCTTAACTGGTGATAAGATGGAAACGGCTATCAATATTGG GTATGCTTGTAGTTTATTAAGACCAGATATGAGGCAAATCATAATTACTTTAGATTCTCAAGACATATTGGACTTGGAAAACCGAGGAAACAAGGAGACTATAGCAAAG GCTTCACATGATAGCATTACAAAGCAAATACGGGAGGGAATGTCACAAGTAAGCTCAAGCAGAGGAACTACTGCATCATTTGGTTTGATCATTGATGGCAAATCATTGTCATTTGCTCTTGACAAAAAACTAGAAAAATCGTTCTTGGAGCTTGCAATAAATTGTGCATCTGTTATTTGCTGCCGCTCCACTCCTAAACAAAAAGCTCTT GTTACCAGACTGGTGAAAGTTGAAACACACCGAACTACATTAGCAATTGGGGATGGGGCAAATGATGTAAGCATGCTACAAGAGGCTGATGTTGGGGTTGGCATCAGTGGTGTTGAAGGAATGCAg GCTGTCATGTCAAGTGATTATGCAATAGCTCAATTCCGTTTTCTTGAGCGCTTGTTATTGGTCCATGGCCACTGGTGCTACAGGAGAATATCGATGATG CTATGCTACTTCTTTTACAAGAACATCGCCTTCGGGTTGACCCTTTTCTGGTTCGAGGGCTTTGCTTCTTTCTCTGGCCGACCTGCTTATAATGACTGGTATATGTCATTATATAATGTGTTCTTCACATCGCTTCCTGTGATTGCTCTCGGTGTCTTTGATCAGGATGTTTCTGCCCGCCTATGTCTCGAG TTTCCTAAGCTCTATGAAGAGGGAACGAAGAACATTCTTTTCAGTTGGCGTCGCATTTTAGGCTGGATGTTAAACGGAGTTCTCTGTTCTATGATCATCTTCTTTGGCATTACCAATTCACTCGTGCATCAAGTATTCCGAAAAGATGGTCAACCAGTTGACTACGGAGTCCTCGGGGTGATGATGTACACGTGTGTGGTGTGGACAGTCAATTGTCAAATGGCAATCTCTATCAACTACTTCACTTGGATTCAGCACTTCTTCATTTGGGGCAGCATTGCCATTTGGTACGTGTTTTTAGTTGTTTATGGCTCTCTTTCGCCTATAATATCTACAACCGCGTACAAAATTCTTGTGGAAGCTTGTGCTCCGAGTCCTTTCTTTTGGCTTGTCACACTCCTGGTTGTCGTTGCCACTTTGTTACCATACGTTACGTACAGGGCATTTCAAACACAGTTCCATCCTATGTACCATGATCAGATTCAAAGGAAACAATTCGAAAGTTTAAACAGTGACTTTTCTGAGGAGTCCAGTGACAGAGGCAAACAAAAGATAGATCTTTAA
- the LOC101250946 gene encoding uncharacterized protein, translating into MQEDEFFSPSFSSYSSNRVAEIAGKISDEIKRDSQVVEENVDGADGDEDFEFSLVCENPEDSVGVFPFDRPIYPVFNRDLIPNDVSYGVDREGVNGESSENVNSSVQVSLKDLFLEEREPLSSSSSEVDELESVPPGTYCVWKPNITEPSPSRCKKSNSTGSAFKRWNIRDLMRRSNSDGKDSFLFLTPEKGLRNETSKAKDSAEASKIAGKLKAKGNSSSGNKTSSMTDVYLRNQAAKEMDKNRRKSYLPYRRDLVGFFASASNIGRTFPPF; encoded by the coding sequence ATGCAGGAAGACGAATTTTTTTCTCCGAGCTTTAGTAGCTACTCTTCAAATAGAGTGGCCGAGATTGCCGGAAAAATCTCCGATGAAATTAAGCGTGATTCTCAGGTGGTAGAAGAGAACGTTGACGGTGCCGATGGAGATGAAGATTTTGAATTCTCTTTGGTTTGTGAAAATCCAGAGGATTCGGTCGGCGTATTCCCCTTCGACCGTCCTATTTACCCCGTTTTCAACCGCGATCTGATACCAAACGATGTTTCTTATGGCGTAGATCGAGAAGGTGTTAACGGTGAATCGTCGGAAAACGTCAATAGTTCAGTTCAAGTTTCGTTAAAGGATTTATTCTTAGAAGAACGGGAACCGCTGTCGTCGTCATCTTCCGAGGTCGATGAGTTGGAGAGTGTACCTCCGGGAACGTATTGTGTATGGAAGCCGAATATAACCGAGCCTTCACCAAGCAGATGTAAGAAGAGTAATTCAACGGGATCGGCGTTTAAGCGGTGGAATATCCGAGATTTGATGCGCCGGAGCAACAGTGACGGTAAGGACAGTTTTTTATTTCTGACGCCGGAAAAAGGATTGAGAAATGAAACATCCAAAGCAAAGGACTCAGCGGAAGCGTCTAAAATTGCCGGAAAATTGAAGGCAAAGGGCAACAGTAGCAGCGGTAACAAAACATCTTCGATGACGGACGTTTATTTACGGAACCAAGCGGCAAAGGAAATGGATAAGAATAGGCGCAAATCATATTTACCATACCGGCGAGATCTGGTAGGTTTTTTCGCTAGTGCCAGCAATATTGGTAGAACTTTTCCTCCTTTTTAA
- the ca2 gene encoding carbonic anhydrase isoform X1, with the protein MSTASINNCLTLSPAQASLKKPTRPVAFARLGNSSSSSSIPSLIRNEPVFAAPTPIINPIVREEMAKESYDQAIAALEKLLSEKAELGPVAAARVDQITAELKSADGGKAFDPVEHMKAGFIHFKTEKYDTNPALYGELAKGQSPKFMVFACSDSRVCPSHVLNFQPGEAFMVRNIANMVPAYDKVRYSGVGAAIEYAVLHLKVENIVVIGHSACGGIKGLMSLPEDGSESTAFIEDWVKICLPAKAKVLADHGGKEFAHQCTACEKEAVNVSLGNLLTYPFVREGLVKKTLALKGGYYDFVKGGFELWGLE; encoded by the exons ATGTCAACTGCTTCCATTAACAATTGCCTTACTCTCTCCCCTGCTCAAGCTTCCCTTAAGAAACCTACTCGTCCCGTTGCCTTCGCAAGGCTTGgcaactcttcttcttcttcttctattccAAGTCTCATCAGAAACGAGCCCGTCTTTGCTGCCCCTACTCCCATCATCAACCCCATTGTG AGAGAAGAAATGGCAAAAGAATCCTACGATCAAGCCATTGCTGCACTCGAGAAACTCCTCAG CGAGAAAGCAGAACTTGGACCAGTTGCTGCAGCAAGAGTTGACCAGATCACTGCTGAATTGAAATCAGCAGACGGCGGCAAGGCATTCGACCCTGTTGAGCACATGAAAGCTGGCTTTATTCATTTCAAGACTGAGAAATATGA CACAAACCCAGCCTTATATGGTGAGCTAGCAAAGGGCCAGAGCCCTAAG TTCATGGTTTTCGCGTGCTCTGACTCACGAGTCTGCCCATCCCATGTCCTCAACTTCCAACCTGGTGAGGCATTCATGGTTCGTAACATCGCCAACATGGTCCCTGCTTATGACAAG GTCAGGTACTCTGGAGTAGGAGCAGCCATTGAATACGCCGTTCTTCATCTTAAGGTGGAGAACATCGTTGTCATTGGCCACAGTGCTTGTGGAGGTATCAAAGGTCTCATGTCACTACCTGAAGATGGTAGTGAATCAAC TGCCTTTATTGAGGATTGGGTAAAAATTTGTTTACCTGCCAAGGCAAAGGTTCTGGCCGATCACGGAGGGAAAGAATTTGCACATCAATGCACAGCTTGTGAGAAg GAAGCTGTGAACGTTTCACTTGGAAATCTGCTTACGTATCCATTCGTGAGAGAAGGATTGGTGAAGAAAACATTGGCATTGAAGGGAGGTTACTATGATTTCGTGAAGGGTGGATTTGAGCTGTGGGGACTTGA GTAA
- the ca2 gene encoding carbonic anhydrase isoform 1 (isoform 1 is encoded by transcript variant 1) → MSTASINNCLTLSPAQASLKKPTRPVAFARLGNSSSSSSIPSLIRNEPVFAAPTPIINPIVREEMAKESYDQAIAALEKLLSEKAELGPVAAARVDQITAELKSADGGKAFDPVEHMKAGFIHFKTEKYDTNPALYGELAKGQSPKFMVFACSDSRVCPSHVLNFQPGEAFMVRNIANMVPAYDKVRYSGVGAAIEYAVLHLKVENIVVIGHSACGGIKGLMSLPEDGSESTAFIEDWVKICLPAKAKVLADHGGKEFAHQCTACEKEAVNVSLGNLLTYPFVREGLVKKTLALKGGYYDFVKGGFELWGLEFGLSPPLSV, encoded by the exons ATGTCAACTGCTTCCATTAACAATTGCCTTACTCTCTCCCCTGCTCAAGCTTCCCTTAAGAAACCTACTCGTCCCGTTGCCTTCGCAAGGCTTGgcaactcttcttcttcttcttctattccAAGTCTCATCAGAAACGAGCCCGTCTTTGCTGCCCCTACTCCCATCATCAACCCCATTGTG AGAGAAGAAATGGCAAAAGAATCCTACGATCAAGCCATTGCTGCACTCGAGAAACTCCTCAG CGAGAAAGCAGAACTTGGACCAGTTGCTGCAGCAAGAGTTGACCAGATCACTGCTGAATTGAAATCAGCAGACGGCGGCAAGGCATTCGACCCTGTTGAGCACATGAAAGCTGGCTTTATTCATTTCAAGACTGAGAAATATGA CACAAACCCAGCCTTATATGGTGAGCTAGCAAAGGGCCAGAGCCCTAAG TTCATGGTTTTCGCGTGCTCTGACTCACGAGTCTGCCCATCCCATGTCCTCAACTTCCAACCTGGTGAGGCATTCATGGTTCGTAACATCGCCAACATGGTCCCTGCTTATGACAAG GTCAGGTACTCTGGAGTAGGAGCAGCCATTGAATACGCCGTTCTTCATCTTAAGGTGGAGAACATCGTTGTCATTGGCCACAGTGCTTGTGGAGGTATCAAAGGTCTCATGTCACTACCTGAAGATGGTAGTGAATCAAC TGCCTTTATTGAGGATTGGGTAAAAATTTGTTTACCTGCCAAGGCAAAGGTTCTGGCCGATCACGGAGGGAAAGAATTTGCACATCAATGCACAGCTTGTGAGAAg GAAGCTGTGAACGTTTCACTTGGAAATCTGCTTACGTATCCATTCGTGAGAGAAGGATTGGTGAAGAAAACATTGGCATTGAAGGGAGGTTACTATGATTTCGTGAAGGGTGGATTTGAGCTGTGGGGACTTGAGTTCGGTCTTTCTCCTCCTCTTTCCGTATGA
- the ca2 gene encoding carbonic anhydrase isoform 2 (isoform 2 is encoded by transcript variant 2): MSTASINNCLTLSPAQASLKKPTRPVAFARLGNSSSSSSIPSLIRNEPVFAAPTPIINPIVREEMAKESYDQAIAALEKLLSEKAELGPVAAARVDQITAELKSADGGKAFDPVEHMKAGFIHFKTEKYDTNPALYGELAKGQSPKFMVFACSDSRVCPSHVLNFQPGEAFMVRNIANMVPAYDKVRYSGVGAAIEYAVLHLKVENIVVIGHSACGGIKGLMSLPEDGSESTAFIEDWVKICLPAKAKVLADHGGKEFAHQCTACEKEAVNVSLGNLLTYPFVREGLVKKTLALKGGYYDFVKGGFELWGLEFGLSPPLSVKDVASILHWKLM; the protein is encoded by the exons ATGTCAACTGCTTCCATTAACAATTGCCTTACTCTCTCCCCTGCTCAAGCTTCCCTTAAGAAACCTACTCGTCCCGTTGCCTTCGCAAGGCTTGgcaactcttcttcttcttcttctattccAAGTCTCATCAGAAACGAGCCCGTCTTTGCTGCCCCTACTCCCATCATCAACCCCATTGTG AGAGAAGAAATGGCAAAAGAATCCTACGATCAAGCCATTGCTGCACTCGAGAAACTCCTCAG CGAGAAAGCAGAACTTGGACCAGTTGCTGCAGCAAGAGTTGACCAGATCACTGCTGAATTGAAATCAGCAGACGGCGGCAAGGCATTCGACCCTGTTGAGCACATGAAAGCTGGCTTTATTCATTTCAAGACTGAGAAATATGA CACAAACCCAGCCTTATATGGTGAGCTAGCAAAGGGCCAGAGCCCTAAG TTCATGGTTTTCGCGTGCTCTGACTCACGAGTCTGCCCATCCCATGTCCTCAACTTCCAACCTGGTGAGGCATTCATGGTTCGTAACATCGCCAACATGGTCCCTGCTTATGACAAG GTCAGGTACTCTGGAGTAGGAGCAGCCATTGAATACGCCGTTCTTCATCTTAAGGTGGAGAACATCGTTGTCATTGGCCACAGTGCTTGTGGAGGTATCAAAGGTCTCATGTCACTACCTGAAGATGGTAGTGAATCAAC TGCCTTTATTGAGGATTGGGTAAAAATTTGTTTACCTGCCAAGGCAAAGGTTCTGGCCGATCACGGAGGGAAAGAATTTGCACATCAATGCACAGCTTGTGAGAAg GAAGCTGTGAACGTTTCACTTGGAAATCTGCTTACGTATCCATTCGTGAGAGAAGGATTGGTGAAGAAAACATTGGCATTGAAGGGAGGTTACTATGATTTCGTGAAGGGTGGATTTGAGCTGTGGGGACTTGAGTTCGGTCTTTCTCCTCCTCTTTCC GTAAAAGATGTGGCCAGTATACTGCACTGGAAGCTCATGTAG
- the LOC101250650 gene encoding protease Do-like 1, chloroplastic, translating to MAASSHSLASSACFSTTPARKFSGSDRFQLAKSLLCRKIPGFSGSVVCARRICSNYASSGDQSNYGKKLMDSIFVACTSVALSFSLYIADVDPASAFVVTSPRKLQTDELATVRLFQENTPSVVYITNLASRQDMFTLDVFEVPQGSGSGFVWDKNGNIVTNYHVIRGASDLRVTLADQTTYDAKVVGFDQDKDVAVLHIDAPKDKLRPIPIGVSADLLVGQKVFAIGNPFGLDHTLTTGVISGLRREINSAATGRPIQDVIQTDAAINPGNSGGPLLDSSGNLIGINTAIYSPSGASSGVGFSIPVDTVSGIVDQLVQFGKVTRPILGIKFAPDQSVEQLGVTGVLVLDAPPNGPAGKAGLLPTKRDSYGRLILGDIITSINGKKVSNGTDLYRILDQCKVGEKVIVEVLRGDQKEKIPVLLEPKPEES from the exons ATGGCTGCATCTTCACACTCCCTAGCTTCTTCTGCTTGCTTCTCCACAACTCCGGCACGGAAATTTTCCGGCTCAGATCGATTTCAACTTGCTAAGTCTTTACTCTGCCGGAAAATACCTGGTTTCTCCGGCAGTGTGGTCTGCGCTCGGCGTATTTGCTCTAACTATGCCTCTTCCGGTGACCAGTCCAACTACGGGAAGAAGCTTATGGATAGTATTTTTGTGGCATGCACTTCCGTTGCCttgtctttctctctctatatagcAGACGTTGACCCTGCCTCGGCTTTTGTAGTCACTTCACCCAGGAAATTGCAGACTGATGAACTTGCTACTGTTCGTCTCTTCCAAGAGAATACACCTTCCGTTGTGTATATTACTAATCTTGCTTCCAG GCAGGATATGTTCACACTGGATGTATTTGAGGTGCCTCAAGGGTCTGGGTCAGGCTTCGTCTGGGATAAAAATGGAAATATTGTTACTAATTATCATGTGATTCGAGGTGCTTCTGATCTCAG AGTGACTCTTGCTGATCAAACTACTTATGATGCAAAAGTTGTTGGATTTGACCAAGATAAAGATGTTGCTGTGTTGCATATTGATGCACCAAAAGACAAGTTGCGACCTATACCAATTGGCGTATCGGCAGACTTGCTCGTTGGTCAAAAAGTATTTGCTATTGGAAATCCA TTTGGACTTGATCATACACTCACCACTGGTGTAATCAG TGGGCTTAGGAGAGAAATCAATTCTGCGGCTACTGGCCGCCCAATCCAAGATGTTATTCAGACAGATGCAGCAATCAATCCTGGTAACAGTGGAGGGCCACTTCTAGATAGTTCTGGAAATCTTATTGGAATAAATACTGCTATATATTCTCCTTCCGGTGCATCATCAGGTGTTGGATTTTCAATTCCAGTTGATACT GTCAGTGGCATTGTTGATCAGTTAGTGCAGTTTGGGAAAGTCACAAGGCCAATTTTGGGCATAAAGTTTGCACCTGATCAGTCCGTTGAGCAACTGGGAGTCACTGGAGTACTTGTCCTGGATGCTCCTCCAAATGGTCCTGCAGGCAAAGCA GGTCTTCTACCTACTAAACGTGATTCCTACGGAAGACTTATTTTAGGTGATATAATCACATCTATAAATGGAAAGAAGGTCTCTAATGGCACCGACTTGTACAGAATTCTTGACCAATGCAAAGTTGGAGAAAAG